From one Paracoccus pantotrophus genomic stretch:
- a CDS encoding MaoC/PaaZ C-terminal domain-containing protein, with translation MSDRDAKPPRRWEDLALGEETRSREMLVEEQPMIAFATRYDPQFFHMDPETADQSLFGGVIASGLYTACLWRILDHEVNGDIAWVCGVAWDDVRWSRAVRPGDRIVAHSRIEALRPSASRPAVGLATLRHALTNQDGETVFSFVSTDMVYRRGA, from the coding sequence ATGTCGGATCGTGACGCGAAACCGCCCCGCCGCTGGGAAGACCTGGCCCTGGGCGAGGAAACCCGCTCGCGCGAGATGCTGGTGGAAGAACAGCCGATGATCGCGTTCGCCACCCGCTACGACCCGCAATTCTTCCACATGGACCCGGAAACCGCGGATCAGTCGCTGTTCGGCGGCGTGATCGCCAGCGGGCTTTACACTGCCTGCCTGTGGCGCATCCTGGATCACGAGGTGAATGGCGACATCGCCTGGGTCTGCGGCGTCGCCTGGGACGATGTGCGCTGGTCGCGCGCGGTGCGGCCGGGCGACCGGATCGTGGCACATTCCCGCATCGAGGCGCTGCGCCCCTCGGCCTCGCGGCCCGCGGTGGGGCTGGCGACGCTGCGCCACGCGCTGACCAACCAGGACGGCGAGACGGTATTTTCCTTTGTCTCGACCGACATGGTCTATCGGCGGGGGGCTTAG
- a CDS encoding ThuA domain-containing protein — MRRVLLVVGGLYHDFDFVRLELLAHLARREHLRVDLRHDYSDLAALERCDALITYTAALLPDAAQTAALADWVGRGGRWFALHGTNSAIRIRPDGKVLTPAMEPLLFDLLGSQFLAHPVPGRYRIRPVEAHALTEGVEAFFLEDEHYLQRHAEGNLVLLASEFQGETALFQTRDWPKGQHQSFYLRPRGQGGVLYLTPGHARGRYDMQPLTETYPFVERGAWILPVFHQLIRRGIAWLDRDLPETMP, encoded by the coding sequence ATGCGCCGGGTTCTGCTGGTGGTCGGCGGGCTTTACCACGATTTCGACTTCGTCCGGCTGGAACTGCTGGCGCATCTGGCCCGGCGCGAGCATCTGCGCGTCGATCTGCGCCACGATTATTCCGACCTGGCCGCGCTGGAGCGTTGCGATGCGCTGATCACCTATACCGCCGCACTTTTGCCCGATGCGGCGCAGACCGCGGCGCTGGCCGACTGGGTCGGGCGCGGCGGGCGCTGGTTCGCGCTGCACGGCACGAACTCGGCGATCCGGATCCGGCCCGACGGCAAGGTGCTGACCCCGGCGATGGAGCCGCTGCTGTTCGACCTGCTGGGCAGCCAGTTCCTGGCCCATCCCGTGCCCGGCCGCTATCGCATCCGCCCGGTCGAGGCCCATGCGCTGACCGAAGGGGTCGAGGCATTCTTCCTGGAGGACGAGCATTATCTCCAGCGCCATGCCGAGGGGAACCTGGTCCTGCTGGCCTCGGAATTCCAGGGCGAGACGGCGCTGTTTCAGACCCGCGACTGGCCCAAGGGACAGCACCAGAGCTTTTACCTGCGCCCGCGCGGCCAGGGCGGGGTTCTGTATCTGACCCCCGGCCATGCCAGGGGGCGCTATGACATGCAGCCCCTGACCGAGACTTATCCCTTCGTCGAGCGCGGCGCCTGGATCCTGCCGGTATTCCACCAGCTGATCCGGCGCGGCATCGCCTGGCTCGACCGCGACCTGCCGGAGACCATGCCATGA
- a CDS encoding alpha/beta fold hydrolase, with the protein MTKPEILEFRTSDGLRLEAESYGTGPTILLAHGGGQTRYSWRGVAQAQAEKGWRTVALDLRGHGASDWDPAGDYGLERYGRDIAEVARQLGGGIHHVGASLGGNAALAAVGRYAPELFRALVLVDVVPQVDKTGVAEVLGFMGSHLDQGFADLDEASRAVSAYRKQAPRPAGQATGLARYLRRRDDGRLVWHWDPAFVRGRRHGRLTPDLAQRLDRDLRNIACPVLLLRGLDSNLVTDEAEAAFRRSAPRALVWHVEDAGHMVVGDNNSQFAGDLDRFLNLVRNRETAIANQGRANA; encoded by the coding sequence ATGACCAAGCCCGAGATCCTCGAATTCCGCACCTCGGACGGGCTGCGGCTGGAGGCGGAAAGCTATGGCACGGGACCGACGATCCTGCTGGCCCATGGCGGCGGGCAGACCCGCTATTCCTGGCGCGGCGTCGCGCAAGCGCAGGCGGAAAAGGGCTGGCGCACCGTGGCGCTGGACCTGCGCGGGCATGGCGCCAGCGACTGGGATCCGGCCGGCGACTACGGCCTGGAACGCTATGGCCGCGATATTGCCGAGGTCGCGCGGCAATTGGGCGGCGGCATCCATCACGTCGGCGCCTCGCTGGGCGGAAACGCGGCGCTGGCCGCGGTCGGCCGCTATGCGCCCGAACTGTTCCGCGCGCTGGTGCTGGTCGACGTGGTGCCGCAGGTGGACAAGACCGGCGTGGCCGAGGTGCTGGGCTTCATGGGCAGCCACCTGGACCAGGGTTTCGCCGACCTGGACGAGGCATCGCGCGCCGTCTCGGCCTATCGCAAGCAGGCGCCGCGCCCGGCCGGCCAGGCCACGGGGCTGGCACGCTATCTGCGCAGGCGCGACGACGGCCGGCTGGTCTGGCATTGGGATCCGGCCTTCGTGCGCGGCCGGCGCCACGGGCGGCTGACGCCGGATCTGGCGCAGCGGCTGGATCGCGACCTGCGCAACATCGCCTGCCCGGTCCTGCTGCTGCGCGGGCTGGACAGCAACCTGGTCACGGACGAGGCCGAGGCCGCCTTTCGCCGCAGCGCGCCTCGGGCGCTGGTCTGGCATGTCGAGGATGCCGGGCACATGGTCGTCGGCGACAACAACTCGCAATTCGCGGGCGATCTGGACCGTTTCCTGAATCTGGTCCGC